In Primulina eburnea isolate SZY01 chromosome 3, ASM2296580v1, whole genome shotgun sequence, one DNA window encodes the following:
- the LOC140828670 gene encoding protein LURP-one-related 15-like translates to MGSSTAVINPRFCFPGEIHLTTVKKIMPISAGNTIAILKKNGRFVLRKLHLSLKFQCYRNFLCLDLTLALTSKIFGIDQRWQVYKRDSSDPDDVVFSATQFRTGELNVVLGHKKENNAWDFKVVGSWLERLQAQKKHRFRCVMKRRDTLSVTMSPNVDHSFVVGLVVILDRINDGMDDLITSCIWTEI, encoded by the exons ATGGGTAGTTCGACTGCGGTAATCAACCCAAGATTCTGTTTTCCAGGTGAGATCCATTTAACGACTGTGAAGAAGATCATGCCAATCAGTGCAG GCAATACCATTGCCATCCTGAAGAAAAATGGGCGGTTTGTACTTAGGAAGCTTCATCTCTCTTTAAAATTTCAGTGTTACAGGAATTTTCTTTGTCTTGACCTAACGCTAGCTCTAACTTCTAAGATTTTCGGCATAGACCAAAGATGGCAAGTTTACAAGCGAGACAGCTCAGATCCTGATGATGTTGTTTTTAGTGCTACCCAATTTAGGACTGGTGAATTAAATGTAGTTCTAGGCCACAAGAAGGAAAATAATGCGTGGGATTTTAAAGTTGTTGGTAGTTGGTTGGAGAG ATTGCAGGCGCAGAAGAAGCATAGGTTTAGATGCGTGATGAAGCGTAGGGACACTTTGAGCGTGACCATGAGTCCGAATGTCGACCATTCATTCGTCGTCGGTTTGGTGGTGATACTTGATCGAATCAACGATGGCATGGATGATTTAATCACTAGCTGCATTTGGACTGAGATATAA